From Diaminobutyricibacter sp. McL0608, one genomic window encodes:
- the purS gene encoding phosphoribosylformylglycinamidine synthase subunit PurS → MPTIVVEVMPKAELLDPQGKAVAGALARIGKGQFTAVRLGKRFELTVDGPIDDATRAAVEEIANDILSNSVIEDVVGIHYPEAGA, encoded by the coding sequence GTGCCCACCATCGTTGTAGAAGTCATGCCGAAGGCCGAGCTGCTCGACCCGCAGGGCAAGGCCGTCGCGGGCGCACTCGCGCGCATCGGCAAAGGCCAGTTCACCGCTGTCCGGCTCGGCAAGCGCTTCGAGCTCACGGTCGACGGGCCGATCGACGATGCGACCAGGGCGGCCGTCGAAGAGATCGCGAACGACATCCTCTCCAACTCGGTGATCGAAGACGTGGTCGGCATCCACTACCCGGAGGCCGGCGCCTGA
- a CDS encoding PaaX family transcriptional regulator: MTQTAAPAGAEPAGAGASAGAAAASGSGAAVLDDFDSRPGGSMSLLRTIVGSSLRQLGGWMPASGAVSMLDALDIPASTARSTLTRLAARGVLVREPRDGVAGYALRREAVPMLERGDARIFQPTASADAAWCLVSFSIPERHRDRRHQLRRRLDWIGCGTVSDALWIGPERVADDVRDILADLRLTGEVTVFTGARPDADRPLAELAGRWWDLERVRMLHQRFLDRYAPAASAPPVGDREAFATWVGALDEWRVIPYLDPGLPETALPAGWPGRASRELFADIRERYADAAVAFARRVTGCGQPARTPAIPR, from the coding sequence ATGACGCAGACCGCTGCGCCGGCGGGCGCCGAGCCGGCGGGCGCCGGAGCGAGCGCCGGCGCGGCAGCCGCCTCGGGGTCCGGAGCCGCCGTTCTCGACGACTTCGATTCGCGGCCGGGCGGCTCGATGTCGCTCCTGCGCACCATCGTCGGGAGCAGCCTGCGCCAGCTCGGCGGCTGGATGCCCGCATCCGGTGCCGTTTCTATGCTCGACGCCCTCGACATCCCCGCTTCGACTGCGCGGTCCACCCTCACCCGGCTGGCTGCGCGCGGCGTACTGGTCCGCGAACCGCGCGACGGCGTCGCCGGCTATGCGCTCCGGCGCGAGGCGGTCCCGATGTTGGAGCGGGGGGATGCGCGGATCTTCCAGCCCACCGCATCCGCCGACGCCGCATGGTGCCTGGTCTCGTTCTCGATCCCGGAACGGCACCGCGATCGCCGCCACCAGTTGCGGCGACGGCTCGACTGGATCGGATGCGGCACCGTCAGCGACGCGCTGTGGATCGGGCCGGAGCGGGTCGCCGACGACGTACGGGACATCCTCGCCGATCTCCGGCTCACCGGCGAAGTGACAGTGTTCACCGGCGCACGTCCGGATGCGGACCGTCCACTGGCCGAACTCGCCGGCCGGTGGTGGGATCTCGAGCGGGTGCGGATGCTCCACCAGCGATTCCTCGACCGCTACGCGCCCGCCGCGTCCGCACCCCCGGTCGGCGACCGCGAGGCCTTCGCGACGTGGGTCGGAGCGCTCGACGAGTGGCGTGTGATCCCGTATCTCGATCCGGGGCTGCCCGAGACGGCCCTCCCTGCGGGCTGGCCGGGGCGCGCGAGCCGCGAGCTGTTCGCAGACATCCGGGAGCGGTACGCGGATGCCGCCGTCGCGTTCGCCCGTCGGGTGACGGGGTGTGGACAACCGGCACGCACCCCCGCGATCCCCCGATAG
- the purQ gene encoding phosphoribosylformylglycinamidine synthase subunit PurQ — translation MRIGVVTFPGSLDDRDALRAIRLAEAEPVALWHGDHDLQGVDALVLPGGFSYGDYLRCGAIASLSPIMTEVIDAAGKGLPVLGICNGFQMLAEAHLVSGGLIRNDHGNFIRRDQHLRVENTSTPWTSGFEQGQEIVIPLKNGEGGFIAPADELARLEGEGLVVFRYQGVNPNGSLNDIAGVRNERGNVVGLMPHPEHAVEPGFGPDTSAAMRSGIDGLTFFTSVIRSTLVEA, via the coding sequence ATGCGCATCGGCGTCGTCACCTTCCCGGGCTCGCTCGACGACCGCGATGCCCTCCGCGCCATCCGTCTCGCCGAGGCGGAGCCGGTCGCGCTCTGGCACGGCGACCACGACCTGCAGGGCGTCGACGCCCTCGTGCTGCCGGGCGGATTCAGCTACGGCGACTACCTGCGCTGCGGGGCGATCGCCAGCCTTTCGCCGATCATGACCGAGGTCATCGACGCCGCAGGCAAGGGGCTGCCGGTTCTCGGAATCTGCAACGGCTTCCAGATGCTCGCCGAGGCCCACCTCGTCTCGGGCGGGCTCATCCGCAACGACCACGGCAACTTCATCCGGCGCGACCAGCACCTGCGCGTGGAGAACACGTCGACTCCGTGGACCAGCGGATTCGAGCAGGGCCAGGAGATCGTCATCCCGCTGAAGAACGGCGAGGGCGGCTTCATCGCGCCCGCCGACGAGCTGGCGCGGCTCGAAGGCGAAGGCCTCGTCGTCTTCCGCTACCAGGGTGTCAACCCGAACGGTTCGCTCAACGACATCGCCGGCGTCCGCAACGAGCGCGGCAACGTCGTCGGCCTCATGCCTCACCCCGAGCACGCCGTCGAGCCCGGCTTCGGCCCCGACACTTCCGCTGCGATGCGGTCCGGCATCGACGGCCTCACCTTCTTCACCTCGGTCATCCGCAGCACCCTCGTCGAGGCGTAG